Proteins encoded in a region of the Megalops cyprinoides isolate fMegCyp1 chromosome 3, fMegCyp1.pri, whole genome shotgun sequence genome:
- the LOC118774521 gene encoding E3 ubiquitin-protein ligase TRIM39-like produces the protein MKSILKEKNMKHQFARVNIETAAQSHSVGAVRWTLQEEDLQGHSSAPSQIGSSTTKSKDLKDMRTLQECVRFIHQWKEEVDRVCKHGSDARAGSKKAQKSDPRTERSKEECHRLILQWAEELNSVDVLFNQSPWRHEKDAEEEQENKDKDTDPNELVKQRNMEWAKELQSMSENCGVPREDLTQMLRQLEVRKRGLVSLLPFLEFITWSLLKEGSKGVVPQLWLLAKQRSWKVGMQKYIPNSVWSWICSASADVTLDPMTNHPWLLLSDDRKKVQESLSEMEVTQSKQRFDGWPCVLGWEGFSSGRHYWEVNLANNGYWRLGVTTASSRRHGRFPMTPSEGYWTLWRSTRQFYACTKPETQLPVHQVPRKVGVYLDYEEGQISFYNVETKTHIYTYSDTFRDKLYPLFAPLDGRTLITVSSPNSDPEF, from the exons ATGAAGAGTATTCTAAAGGAGAAGAATATGA AGCACCAATTCGCTCGGGTGAATATTGAGACCGCTGCCCAAAGCCACTCCGTCGGGGCCGTGCGCTGGACACTCCAAGAGGAAGACTTGCAGGGCCACAGCTCTGCCCCCAGCCAGATTGGCAGCTCCACAACCAAATCAAAA GACCTGAAAGACATGCGCACCCTGCAGGAGTGTGTCAGGTTCATCCACCAGTGGAAGGAAGAGGTGGACCGGGTCTGCAAG CACGGCAGTGATGCAAGGGCGGGCAGCAAGAAGGCACAGAAATCTGACCCCCGGACAGAGCGCAGTAAGGAGGAGTGCCACAGACTTATCCTGCAGTGGGCGGAGGAGCTCAACAGTGTGGACGTg CTGTTCAATCAGAGCCCGTGGAGACATGAGAAAGATgcagaggaggaacaggagaacaaagacaaagacacgGACCCCAATGAGCTGGTGAAGCAGAGGAACATGGAGTGGGCCAAAGAGCTACAGAGcatgtcagag AATTGTGGCGTGCCACGGGAGGACCTCACTCAGATGCTGCGTCAGCTGGAGGTGAGGAAGAGGGGGCTGGTGAGCCTTCTTCCCTTCTTGGAGTTCATCACCTGGTCTCTGCTGAAGGAGGGCAGTAAG ggtGTTGTCCCCCAGCTGTGGCTGTTAGCTAAACAGCGCAGCTGGAAAGTAG gaatGCAAAAATACATACCAAATTCAG TCTGGAGCTGGATCTGCAGTGCATCAG CTGACGTAACTTTAGACCCCATGACAAACCACCcctggctgctgctgtctgacgACCGTAAAAAGGTGCAGGAATCTCTGTCCGAAATGGAGGTGACCCAGAGCAAGCAGCGCTTCGACGGCTGGCCGTGCGTGCTGGGCTGGGAGGGCTTCTCCAGCGGCCGACACTACTGGGAGGTGAACTTGGCCAACAACGGCTACTGGAGGCTGGGGGTGACCACCGCTTCCTCCAGGAGACACGGCCGCTTCCCCATGACACCCAGCGAGGGCTATTGGACCTTGTGGCGCAGCACCCGGCAGTTCTATGCCTGCACCAAGCCTGAAACACAACTCCCAGTGCACCAGGTTCCGCGGAAGGTAGGCGTCTACCTGGATTATGAGGAGGGCCAGATCTCCTTCTATAATGTGGAAACCAAGACTCACATCTACACCTACTCCGACACCTTCCGTGACAAGCTCTACCCTCTCTTCGCTCCGCTTGATGGACGCACTCTCATCACGGTCTCTTCTCCGAACTCTGACCCAGAATTCTAA